In the genome of Engraulis encrasicolus isolate BLACKSEA-1 chromosome 21, IST_EnEncr_1.0, whole genome shotgun sequence, the window GGAGTTCAGCAAGagaaacgttagtaaacctccctcctgaagaaCCATACAGTATCTGTAGCACTGAGCTAACTGTCGGGACCTTTAGCTCCATGGTATCGTAcagtgcctcccatgcccaactGGAGCATGAACTGGTAGGCCACGGGTTCCAGCCCAGAGTGGCATGCTAGCACAAGATGGCCTCAGTTGAAGAGACTTCTGATGTGACAACATACAACAAATGCATGGTAATGTTCAAATACTATGTCTGTCCTAGAGATACACATTGAACAGATTTTTCCTATATAGCCAGCTCTACAGCTTGTCAACTGTGGTCCAGCATGTAGGGTTATGATTTGCAAAGGGCAAAAACGGGGAAAATAATCAGAGTACATTGTGTACTGCAGAGATGGTGACAAGGTTGACACGTACTGTAGTGTATGTGCATAGGAATGGCTCTGGCGCTTCTTGTCCAGATTAGCTTTTCTTTACTAACTCCAATCTCAAGGTTGTACAGTACCTGTGAATGATGGTGAAGAGGTCCTCTGTGGTGTGGGGAGTGGATGTGTGGGCAAACACGCCATCCTCTGTCTCTTCAGTTATGTGGAGTTCATGCTTGTCCTTGCCAGAGCTGCTTCCCTCCAATGCAGGTTCTGGAATTTCTGGGGGAAAGGAGACATCAATTAGTCAGCCTTGACAGCCTTGACAGCCTCACAGTCTATGAAGGCCCCACATGAATGTTTTTTAGTTGTTCAATTGAAATGAAAACTCTGTTACTACCACAAGTCATACATCAGGTTGGTTGTATGCATTAGCCTACATTcatagcactctctctctctctctctctctctctctctctctctctctctctctctctctctctctctctctctctctctctcctctctctctctctctcctctctctctctctctctctctatctctctctctctcctctctctctctctctctctctctctctctctctctctctctctctctctctctctctctctctctctctctctctctctctcatatgaatCCCAGATATAACAGTTGTAAAACAAAGTTTGACATCCTGTCAAATCCTAACACTTTGTAGCATAATGCAGTTACATGCCATGTTTGTTTTACATCAGCTTTGAATACAGCCCAGAGACTTAAACTGAAGCACTTAATCTATTAATtcttaatgccattttatgaaaCAGTAAAGCACTCCTGGTCCGTGAAAATATTATGTTGACCTTTAACTCACCTGCTACTGCCTCAGCAGACGACGGTTGGTCTGAAGGAGGACCCGAATCCACAGGAGAGGAAGGAGTGACGGCAGTGACAGGAGGAGGGACAGGAGTGACAGGAGAAATGGGAGTTAGCGGCGTGACAGGAGTGAGCGGTGTAACAGGAGTGAGCGGTGTGACAGGAGACAGGGGAGTGATGGGAGGAGACAGAGGGGTGACAGGAGACAGGGGAGTGATGGGAGGAGACAGAGGGGTGACAGGAGACAGGGGAGTGatgggaggagacagaggagtgaCAGGAGACAGGGGAGCGATAGGGGCAACAGGAGTGGCAGGAGTCTCTGGTATCTTGACTACTTGGCTCTCCGTGTCCTGCTGAGCCTCCTCTGTGGGTTCTGCTACAGGCTCCGGTGCAGGGAGTGGACACTCCGAACTGCTGCTGGAGGGAGAGAACAGCTGCTGGTTGGCGACCCCGTTGAGTTGGGAGGATGACGGGGATGGTAGCAGCAGGACGCTGGGCTTCTTGGGAACCGGCGGCGGCACTTTGGGACGCTTCTTATCCAGCTCCGCTAAGCAGGAGATGGTGACGTGACTGGGCAGggtcttgctcttgctctcttgctctttctcaggGCTACCCGGGGAGAGAAGATTGTCCTCCTCCTCTATGGGGATGCCATGCTCCAGATCGAACTCAGGCAGCGGAGGAGGGAAGTAGGACTGGCACTGCTGCTCTGGGTTGGCAGGGGGCAAGGGGCTTACCGGGGAGTGAGGAGGCCTCTTCGGTTTGGGCTTCCTCACCACCATGTAGATGTTGCCCATGGGCACGGGCCGCTCCACAGGGGAGGCCGGCGGGGACTCGGACGCCAAGGGTGTGGCAGAGGGAGACTTGAACATCAGGTTGAGGGGGCGTTTCGGCAGCGGTGGCTTCACCGCCACCGGGGGTTTGGGTGGCTTGGGGTCTGGAGTAAACGGGGGGCTGAGATCGCGTCCTTGCTCCTCCTCGATGATGTCCGACGCGCCATCAGGGCTGTCTTCAAGATCGGAGCGGCTTACGGAGCGTAGGCGTATGTTACGCAGTTCGTTCGGGGTAACTACGGGCAACGTGGACTGACCGGGGCTCTGCTTGCCCGGTTTGCTCGTGGCGGAAGTGTCAGAGTGACGACGCCCCGCTTTGGGCTTGGGCTTGACGGACGACAGATCCAGCTGGTTGCTGGGGAGCTCAAAGGACAGACGAGACCTCGTCTTGTCTTGTGGCGAGGTGGCCGGCAGCGAAGACTTTCGCTCTGGGATTTTGGGACGCATCTTGCACCCCAGGAAAGCAGGCCCAGCGTTTGGGGTGGTGGGTGGAATGGTGGGGGTGGGCGTTTCAGACTGGCTGGAGTACCCGCTGGATGGAGACATGAGTCCAGGCGGCTTGAGAGGCGAGGCCCTCACCTCAGCCTCAATGGAGAGGTGTGACGGGGATGTTGACCTGGAGTCGAGTGACTCTGAGCTGCCTTGTACCTTAATGCACTCGATCACTGTCGTGCCTGTTGCTGTGCTGGAGCCTGACAGCGAGTGGTATGCATCATTATTGGGCTTCCAGTCGTTCAGTTGCCATGGGGCAGGTGGAAGTGCCAGTTCTGGTTCCTGCTCTGGGCCTTGGGCTATGGTGTTGTACTCAGCACGGCCCATCGCTTCCTCTGGCTTTACCTTGACTGCCGTGAAGAACTCTGGGTGGAAGGGCTCTTGAAGATGTTCCCTCGGAAGGTGGAGGCTCTTGGGTCGGCCATCTCTGAAGTGCTGGCTCTCTCTACCCCCACCAGCTTCGCTCAGGCTCTTCGCGAGAGACACGCTGCGTACCGGTGGGGGCGGTTTCTTCTTCGATTTCTTCAGGGAGATGCTACGCGACCGTATTCGCAAATGCCCGTCTGGCAGCAGATCGGGGGCCATTGTCACTGACATGTTGTCCGTGCTTGTGCTGTCCTCCGAGCTGCCACTAGGGTAGTGGAGGGCGTACGCCTCTCCCTCATGAGGAGCCATGCCAGCTGTTTGGGCATAACAGTGCATATTGTCAGCTGAGGAAAAGGACCCAGAGTCAGTTGGCGTAGAAAGAGAACGCTCGCGAAATTTGAAAGAGTTTGGCCGTAGCGTCTTTCTGTCCTGCTCGATGTGCCCATTTCCTGGCGCGAATGAAGCGCCCTCTGTTTCGCTCCGTCTCACCATGCCATGGCAGTTGGCGTGCCCCTGGTGCTGGTGCATGGGCGGTTCATTGATGGACGTGTAAGAACTGGAATATGAATTGGAGCTCCCTCCTGACATTGTTTGAGGAGGACAtgccagccctcctcctcctcctcctactgcaCCGTTGGAGGGGGACGGCTTGCCCATGGAGCCGGGGGCCAGCGCGTAGTTGTAGGAGTTATTCCAGGCCGGGGAGAAGGTGGATCCCTTGGGTCCGTTCCAGGAGGTGTTGGGGCACATGAGGGTGGCCTGCTCCATCATGCCAGAGAGGGTTTTGGGTGAGGGAGGTACGCTGTGCTCCAGGTCACTCTGGGTCTTCCTGACAGGGATGTGGTTCTCGTCCGGGTTCTCAGTGCTGCAGGGCTGCAGGGAGCGCGGCTGGGAGGAATCTCGAGAGCAGGCACCCTGGATCAGGTCCACGGCCAGAATCTTGCCGTCATCTGTAAGAGATCACATGAGAATACATTGTACATGAGGAGGGAGCAGGAAAGCAGGAAAGTACAGTACGCTGCACAGATTTTATGTACTTCTACTATGACCTTGCAATAAAATGTGGAACAGATACTACTACATCTCCACCTGTCCAATATTCTGCTGCTTAAGCCTAATTTTCATGAAAGCAAAGATGACTAATTTCCCTTGAAATAGTAGTAGTCTGGTGCAGCATATTATACTACAATATAACGCAACATCACTGCATTTAGATGCAAGGAGCACTTCATAGTTTTATGCtaaaatgacatacagtatgtatgaagaAGCATCAAGCTGAGCGTATTTCCACAAAGTAATGCACATATAGCTTCTGCGGTAATTTGATGGGATGTCTAGGCAACCGCACAGATGTCAAGATCTCTTTTTTCCCCAAACGAATGAACCGTATTAAAATGCAAATCAACAGATCCCTCCATGAATTACTGCATAACCACAAAAGTATAAATTATGCCTCATCCATAGGATCAACAGGAATATTATGGTAGCAGTTTTGTACTCAGAATAGTGAAGGGAACATAGTGTTGCGGAAGGAATCTGTATTTGCTAAATAAAATGTTCCGCCACATGATATAAAAGGATCATGTCTCTTTACGCATGTTTCTAATGACATAATACTATAACTAGGAAGTAGGAACTAGGAAACAAGAAAGGTAACTAGGAAACAAGAAAGCGAGAAGGCTAGATACATCATATCTATTAAGTATGCAATAAACTTCTCCCATATGAGATCTCTCAGGGGACAAAAAGGCCAACCTCTCTTTTTCACTGTCATTTCCTTTGCCCTCTCTATTGTGGCACGTCTTTCTTTGACACTGTGATATTTTTTGACAGTGCACCAAACGAGCCTCTCCAACGGTCACATCTCAGAATGTGTGCCACTTTCATTCATGAAAATTCACCTCAGCTCACCACTAATTCTTTGCcaagtttctttttttcctgcctGACAACTCTTCccaacaagaaagagaaagaactggaagttgccatggcaacagctaCCTGTTCATCACGGTTGCATGCTGGGAGCGGAGTGGCACCGCTCAGGGAATCAGTTTTTCCCAGAAAAGTCCAAGCTACACATTATttatgtttacattacattacattacactttgcggATGCTTTTACCCCAATCGGTTGACAGTTACTTAGGTAGACCTGCAGACTATTGCTTACAATTGATCCCAGAAGCAATGTGGCGTTAGGTGCCTTGTTATAGGTCTATTGACATCAATTATGTTTGATATCTGCTGTTGTGACAATGCACTGAAACAAGTAGCCGAACACACAAGAGAGCAGGTGGGTCAACAGGATGGAGGAAAGAGCATGGTGAGGCCACATGGacaggaagaagtgtgtgtgtgtgtgtgtgtgtgtgtgtgtgtgtgtgtgtgtgcgtgcgtgcgtgcgtgcgtgcgtgcgtgcgtgcgtgcgtgcgtgcgtgtgtggagagagagaggagagagaccagAGCAGACGGAAATGAACATGACAGtatcaaaaaagaaaacagattGAAAGACATTGAACGGAAGTGACTGAAGCTTTGGAATGTATGAATAATGCTGCATAGAGAGGATGAGACCGACAAGAGCTGTTCCTGTGTCAAACCACGTTTGGTCCTATCCAGAACTAACAGATGACACGACTGTCACAACGAACTGACAGATGAACAAGACACTGAAAGGAAGGTCTCTCGATCTGCACTAGTAATTACCATTATCACTTCAAATTATTTAATCAACTCACAATGATGACAATATTAAGCAAACTCACTCTGACAGTACGCAGACGATATTTTCACACACGTTATCTCATCTTCATCACACAATCGGTGTGaccaaatatgtaaacaatatgtTAACATGTACAACattatattaacccattttagcctgatgactcgtatatgttgtttaatttttgatgcctggagacacatataggcTGCATTCAGACTATAGAgcttttagctttttaaataaaaatgtgggtatgttacagctgaatgaacacattctaatgcaagatgagagtcgtagggtttaaatgcaacttatttgatgtttttatgtgcatcagaggctaagatatttagatttttacagaccgagggcaactttcccaacaatggtttaggcattcagcaggcgtttttgcaggtgcttcaggcatcaatgggttaatcacaCACAATCGGGCTGACCAAATATGTCGACGATATGTTAACATGTACAACAGCAAGAATGATCTTAATCACACATAATCGGAGTGACCAAATCTTCTGTGCCCTCACCTGTCACGTTGATGGGCAGGAGCTGCGTGGGAGTGCTGCGGCCCAGGCACCAGCGAGGTTTCTCTGCGACAGGGGGGCCCAGCGAGGTGCTCCAGCCCAGGATGGGGTGCTCTGAGCCAGGGGTGAGCTCTTGGGCACCGTGGGACCCTATGAAGTCCGCCTCATCCTCGCCCAGCTGCTTATTCGCCGGCTGAGgggaacagaaaaacacacagacacgtctGGTGAGCAGCAGATACAGATATGTTTTGCAAGGGTCCACATATCTTGAAAGAGTCTGTTTGCAGGTTCACCTTTTCGAAGTCTCATTCACAGgactttaactgtgtgtgtgtgtgtgtgtgtgtgtgtgtgtgtgtgtgtgtgtgtgtgtgtgtgtgtgtgtgtgtgtgtgtgtgtgtgtgtgtgtgtgtgtgtgtgtgcgtgcgtgcgtgcgtgcgtgcgtgcgtgcgtgcgtgcgtgcgtgcgcaaactGCTGTAAGGCTGAATGTTGTACTCAAGTGTGAGCTACATACTGTAtttactgcaatgtacaataatgtgtgtCAGGTCTGGAGGCATGGGTtcgaacaca includes:
- the nhsl2 gene encoding NHS-like protein 2 isoform X2, producing MPFCKRTIYPKDVCKRDIKRQSAIFTDLVDVCGFTLCSVLRQLSDLSRQSVSILEDLEGELVSICHRSGTLENKVISLQKHMAVLACKPPPKTNTNLDAESKRTAHFQLSWQQHVNVFGSWSRPECVQELHQEAQLNLQSLLQDFEEQLCDNRVTGQTFRHPSSQSSSEDASSTSASRSPAVLNNKRPEFIFLPANKQLGEDEADFIGSHGAQELTPGSEHPILGWSTSLGPPVAEKPRWCLGRSTPTQLLPINVTDDGKILAVDLIQGACSRDSSQPRSLQPCSTENPDENHIPVRKTQSDLEHSVPPSPKTLSGMMEQATLMCPNTSWNGPKGSTFSPAWNNSYNYALAPGSMGKPSPSNGAVGGGGGGLACPPQTMSGGSSNSYSSSYTSINEPPMHQHQGHANCHGMVRRSETEGASFAPGNGHIEQDRKTLRPNSFKFRERSLSTPTDSGSFSSADNMHCYAQTAGMAPHEGEAYALHYPSGSSEDSTSTDNMSVTMAPDLLPDGHLRIRSRSISLKKSKKKPPPPVRSVSLAKSLSEAGGGRESQHFRDGRPKSLHLPREHLQEPFHPEFFTAVKVKPEEAMGRAEYNTIAQGPEQEPELALPPAPWQLNDWKPNNDAYHSLSGSSTATGTTVIECIKVQGSSESLDSRSTSPSHLSIEAEVRASPLKPPGLMSPSSGYSSQSETPTPTIPPTTPNAGPAFLGCKMRPKIPERKSSLPATSPQDKTRSRLSFELPSNQLDLSSVKPKPKAGRRHSDTSATSKPGKQSPGQSTLPVVTPNELRNIRLRSVSRSDLEDSPDGASDIIEEEQGRDLSPPFTPDPKPPKPPVAVKPPLPKRPLNLMFKSPSATPLASESPPASPVERPVPMGNIYMVVRKPKPKRPPHSPVSPLPPANPEQQCQSYFPPPLPEFDLEHGIPIEEEDNLLSPGSPEKEQESKSKTLPSHVTISCLAELDKKRPKVPPPVPKKPSVLLLPSPSSSQLNGVANQQLFSPSSSSSECPLPAPEPVAEPTEEAQQDTESQVVKIPETPATPVAPIAPLSPVTPLSPPITPLSPVTPLSPPITPLSPVTPLSPPITPLSPVTPLTPVTPLTPVTPLTPISPVTPVPPPVTAVTPSSPVDSGPPSDQPSSAEAVAEIPEPALEGSSSGKDKHELHITEETEDGVFAHTSTPHTTEDLFTIIHRSKRKVLGRKEPVDSFGSRQNLVSPVKSSSSDVRTLTLGSTPRSSARNENFMALLQKKGSKSSSGTRVSAMELLKSTNPLARRVTEFSQPEPDSGTANPPKSPQE
- the nhsl2 gene encoding NHS-like protein 2 isoform X1, with the translated sequence MPFCKRTIYPKDVCKRDIKRQSAIFTDLVDVCGFTLCSVLRQLSDLSRQSVSILEDLEGELVSICHRSGTLENKVISLQKHMAVLACKPPPKTANTNLDAESKRTAHFQLSWQQHVNVFGSWSRPECVQELHQEAQLNLQSLLQDFEEQLCDNRVTGQTFRHPSSQSSSEDASSTSASRSPAVLNNKRPEFIFLPANKQLGEDEADFIGSHGAQELTPGSEHPILGWSTSLGPPVAEKPRWCLGRSTPTQLLPINVTDDGKILAVDLIQGACSRDSSQPRSLQPCSTENPDENHIPVRKTQSDLEHSVPPSPKTLSGMMEQATLMCPNTSWNGPKGSTFSPAWNNSYNYALAPGSMGKPSPSNGAVGGGGGGLACPPQTMSGGSSNSYSSSYTSINEPPMHQHQGHANCHGMVRRSETEGASFAPGNGHIEQDRKTLRPNSFKFRERSLSTPTDSGSFSSADNMHCYAQTAGMAPHEGEAYALHYPSGSSEDSTSTDNMSVTMAPDLLPDGHLRIRSRSISLKKSKKKPPPPVRSVSLAKSLSEAGGGRESQHFRDGRPKSLHLPREHLQEPFHPEFFTAVKVKPEEAMGRAEYNTIAQGPEQEPELALPPAPWQLNDWKPNNDAYHSLSGSSTATGTTVIECIKVQGSSESLDSRSTSPSHLSIEAEVRASPLKPPGLMSPSSGYSSQSETPTPTIPPTTPNAGPAFLGCKMRPKIPERKSSLPATSPQDKTRSRLSFELPSNQLDLSSVKPKPKAGRRHSDTSATSKPGKQSPGQSTLPVVTPNELRNIRLRSVSRSDLEDSPDGASDIIEEEQGRDLSPPFTPDPKPPKPPVAVKPPLPKRPLNLMFKSPSATPLASESPPASPVERPVPMGNIYMVVRKPKPKRPPHSPVSPLPPANPEQQCQSYFPPPLPEFDLEHGIPIEEEDNLLSPGSPEKEQESKSKTLPSHVTISCLAELDKKRPKVPPPVPKKPSVLLLPSPSSSQLNGVANQQLFSPSSSSSECPLPAPEPVAEPTEEAQQDTESQVVKIPETPATPVAPIAPLSPVTPLSPPITPLSPVTPLSPPITPLSPVTPLSPPITPLSPVTPLTPVTPLTPVTPLTPISPVTPVPPPVTAVTPSSPVDSGPPSDQPSSAEAVAEIPEPALEGSSSGKDKHELHITEETEDGVFAHTSTPHTTEDLFTIIHRSKRKVLGRKEPVDSFGSRQNLVSPVKSSSSDVRTLTLGSTPRSSARNENFMALLQKKGSKSSSGTRVSAMELLKSTNPLARRVTEFSQPEPDSGTANPPKSPQE
- the nhsl2 gene encoding NHS-like protein 2 isoform X3 — protein: MFWDRKHAAAMGNTQRRAKGRLKAKGATANTNLDAESKRTAHFQLSWQQHVNVFGSWSRPECVQELHQEAQLNLQSLLQDFEEQLCDNRVTGQTFRHPSSQSSSEDASSTSASRSPAVLNNKRPEFIFLPANKQLGEDEADFIGSHGAQELTPGSEHPILGWSTSLGPPVAEKPRWCLGRSTPTQLLPINVTDDGKILAVDLIQGACSRDSSQPRSLQPCSTENPDENHIPVRKTQSDLEHSVPPSPKTLSGMMEQATLMCPNTSWNGPKGSTFSPAWNNSYNYALAPGSMGKPSPSNGAVGGGGGGLACPPQTMSGGSSNSYSSSYTSINEPPMHQHQGHANCHGMVRRSETEGASFAPGNGHIEQDRKTLRPNSFKFRERSLSTPTDSGSFSSADNMHCYAQTAGMAPHEGEAYALHYPSGSSEDSTSTDNMSVTMAPDLLPDGHLRIRSRSISLKKSKKKPPPPVRSVSLAKSLSEAGGGRESQHFRDGRPKSLHLPREHLQEPFHPEFFTAVKVKPEEAMGRAEYNTIAQGPEQEPELALPPAPWQLNDWKPNNDAYHSLSGSSTATGTTVIECIKVQGSSESLDSRSTSPSHLSIEAEVRASPLKPPGLMSPSSGYSSQSETPTPTIPPTTPNAGPAFLGCKMRPKIPERKSSLPATSPQDKTRSRLSFELPSNQLDLSSVKPKPKAGRRHSDTSATSKPGKQSPGQSTLPVVTPNELRNIRLRSVSRSDLEDSPDGASDIIEEEQGRDLSPPFTPDPKPPKPPVAVKPPLPKRPLNLMFKSPSATPLASESPPASPVERPVPMGNIYMVVRKPKPKRPPHSPVSPLPPANPEQQCQSYFPPPLPEFDLEHGIPIEEEDNLLSPGSPEKEQESKSKTLPSHVTISCLAELDKKRPKVPPPVPKKPSVLLLPSPSSSQLNGVANQQLFSPSSSSSECPLPAPEPVAEPTEEAQQDTESQVVKIPETPATPVAPIAPLSPVTPLSPPITPLSPVTPLSPPITPLSPVTPLSPPITPLSPVTPLTPVTPLTPVTPLTPISPVTPVPPPVTAVTPSSPVDSGPPSDQPSSAEAVAEIPEPALEGSSSGKDKHELHITEETEDGVFAHTSTPHTTEDLFTIIHRSKRKVLGRKEPVDSFGSRQNLVSPVKSSSSDVRTLTLGSTPRSSARNENFMALLQKKGSKSSSGTRVSAMELLKSTNPLARRVTEFSQPEPDSGTANPPKSPQE
- the nhsl2 gene encoding NHS-like protein 2 isoform X4 — protein: MLRSMTAANTNLDAESKRTAHFQLSWQQHVNVFGSWSRPECVQELHQEAQLNLQSLLQDFEEQLCDNRVTGQTFRHPSSQSSSEDASSTSASRSPAVLNNKRPEFIFLPANKQLGEDEADFIGSHGAQELTPGSEHPILGWSTSLGPPVAEKPRWCLGRSTPTQLLPINVTDDGKILAVDLIQGACSRDSSQPRSLQPCSTENPDENHIPVRKTQSDLEHSVPPSPKTLSGMMEQATLMCPNTSWNGPKGSTFSPAWNNSYNYALAPGSMGKPSPSNGAVGGGGGGLACPPQTMSGGSSNSYSSSYTSINEPPMHQHQGHANCHGMVRRSETEGASFAPGNGHIEQDRKTLRPNSFKFRERSLSTPTDSGSFSSADNMHCYAQTAGMAPHEGEAYALHYPSGSSEDSTSTDNMSVTMAPDLLPDGHLRIRSRSISLKKSKKKPPPPVRSVSLAKSLSEAGGGRESQHFRDGRPKSLHLPREHLQEPFHPEFFTAVKVKPEEAMGRAEYNTIAQGPEQEPELALPPAPWQLNDWKPNNDAYHSLSGSSTATGTTVIECIKVQGSSESLDSRSTSPSHLSIEAEVRASPLKPPGLMSPSSGYSSQSETPTPTIPPTTPNAGPAFLGCKMRPKIPERKSSLPATSPQDKTRSRLSFELPSNQLDLSSVKPKPKAGRRHSDTSATSKPGKQSPGQSTLPVVTPNELRNIRLRSVSRSDLEDSPDGASDIIEEEQGRDLSPPFTPDPKPPKPPVAVKPPLPKRPLNLMFKSPSATPLASESPPASPVERPVPMGNIYMVVRKPKPKRPPHSPVSPLPPANPEQQCQSYFPPPLPEFDLEHGIPIEEEDNLLSPGSPEKEQESKSKTLPSHVTISCLAELDKKRPKVPPPVPKKPSVLLLPSPSSSQLNGVANQQLFSPSSSSSECPLPAPEPVAEPTEEAQQDTESQVVKIPETPATPVAPIAPLSPVTPLSPPITPLSPVTPLSPPITPLSPVTPLSPPITPLSPVTPLTPVTPLTPVTPLTPISPVTPVPPPVTAVTPSSPVDSGPPSDQPSSAEAVAEIPEPALEGSSSGKDKHELHITEETEDGVFAHTSTPHTTEDLFTIIHRSKRKVLGRKEPVDSFGSRQNLVSPVKSSSSDVRTLTLGSTPRSSARNENFMALLQKKGSKSSSGTRVSAMELLKSTNPLARRVTEFSQPEPDSGTANPPKSPQE
- the nhsl2 gene encoding NHS-like protein 1 isoform X5, with product MLRSMTANTNLDAESKRTAHFQLSWQQHVNVFGSWSRPECVQELHQEAQLNLQSLLQDFEEQLCDNRVTGQTFRHPSSQSSSEDASSTSASRSPAVLNNKRPEFIFLPANKQLGEDEADFIGSHGAQELTPGSEHPILGWSTSLGPPVAEKPRWCLGRSTPTQLLPINVTDDGKILAVDLIQGACSRDSSQPRSLQPCSTENPDENHIPVRKTQSDLEHSVPPSPKTLSGMMEQATLMCPNTSWNGPKGSTFSPAWNNSYNYALAPGSMGKPSPSNGAVGGGGGGLACPPQTMSGGSSNSYSSSYTSINEPPMHQHQGHANCHGMVRRSETEGASFAPGNGHIEQDRKTLRPNSFKFRERSLSTPTDSGSFSSADNMHCYAQTAGMAPHEGEAYALHYPSGSSEDSTSTDNMSVTMAPDLLPDGHLRIRSRSISLKKSKKKPPPPVRSVSLAKSLSEAGGGRESQHFRDGRPKSLHLPREHLQEPFHPEFFTAVKVKPEEAMGRAEYNTIAQGPEQEPELALPPAPWQLNDWKPNNDAYHSLSGSSTATGTTVIECIKVQGSSESLDSRSTSPSHLSIEAEVRASPLKPPGLMSPSSGYSSQSETPTPTIPPTTPNAGPAFLGCKMRPKIPERKSSLPATSPQDKTRSRLSFELPSNQLDLSSVKPKPKAGRRHSDTSATSKPGKQSPGQSTLPVVTPNELRNIRLRSVSRSDLEDSPDGASDIIEEEQGRDLSPPFTPDPKPPKPPVAVKPPLPKRPLNLMFKSPSATPLASESPPASPVERPVPMGNIYMVVRKPKPKRPPHSPVSPLPPANPEQQCQSYFPPPLPEFDLEHGIPIEEEDNLLSPGSPEKEQESKSKTLPSHVTISCLAELDKKRPKVPPPVPKKPSVLLLPSPSSSQLNGVANQQLFSPSSSSSECPLPAPEPVAEPTEEAQQDTESQVVKIPETPATPVAPIAPLSPVTPLSPPITPLSPVTPLSPPITPLSPVTPLSPPITPLSPVTPLTPVTPLTPVTPLTPISPVTPVPPPVTAVTPSSPVDSGPPSDQPSSAEAVAEIPEPALEGSSSGKDKHELHITEETEDGVFAHTSTPHTTEDLFTIIHRSKRKVLGRKEPVDSFGSRQNLVSPVKSSSSDVRTLTLGSTPRSSARNENFMALLQKKGSKSSSGTRVSAMELLKSTNPLARRVTEFSQPEPDSGTANPPKSPQE
- the nhsl2 gene encoding NHS-like protein 2 isoform X6 — translated: MMEQATLMCPNTSWNGPKGSTFSPAWNNSYNYALAPGSMGKPSPSNGAVGGGGGGLACPPQTMSGGSSNSYSSSYTSINEPPMHQHQGHANCHGMVRRSETEGASFAPGNGHIEQDRKTLRPNSFKFRERSLSTPTDSGSFSSADNMHCYAQTAGMAPHEGEAYALHYPSGSSEDSTSTDNMSVTMAPDLLPDGHLRIRSRSISLKKSKKKPPPPVRSVSLAKSLSEAGGGRESQHFRDGRPKSLHLPREHLQEPFHPEFFTAVKVKPEEAMGRAEYNTIAQGPEQEPELALPPAPWQLNDWKPNNDAYHSLSGSSTATGTTVIECIKVQGSSESLDSRSTSPSHLSIEAEVRASPLKPPGLMSPSSGYSSQSETPTPTIPPTTPNAGPAFLGCKMRPKIPERKSSLPATSPQDKTRSRLSFELPSNQLDLSSVKPKPKAGRRHSDTSATSKPGKQSPGQSTLPVVTPNELRNIRLRSVSRSDLEDSPDGASDIIEEEQGRDLSPPFTPDPKPPKPPVAVKPPLPKRPLNLMFKSPSATPLASESPPASPVERPVPMGNIYMVVRKPKPKRPPHSPVSPLPPANPEQQCQSYFPPPLPEFDLEHGIPIEEEDNLLSPGSPEKEQESKSKTLPSHVTISCLAELDKKRPKVPPPVPKKPSVLLLPSPSSSQLNGVANQQLFSPSSSSSECPLPAPEPVAEPTEEAQQDTESQVVKIPETPATPVAPIAPLSPVTPLSPPITPLSPVTPLSPPITPLSPVTPLSPPITPLSPVTPLTPVTPLTPVTPLTPISPVTPVPPPVTAVTPSSPVDSGPPSDQPSSAEAVAEIPEPALEGSSSGKDKHELHITEETEDGVFAHTSTPHTTEDLFTIIHRSKRKVLGRKEPVDSFGSRQNLVSPVKSSSSDVRTLTLGSTPRSSARNENFMALLQKKGSKSSSGTRVSAMELLKSTNPLARRVTEFSQPEPDSGTANPPKSPQE